The following coding sequences are from one Venturia canescens isolate UGA chromosome 5, ASM1945775v1, whole genome shotgun sequence window:
- the Ufd1-like gene encoding ubiquitin recognition factor in ER-associated degradation protein 1 isoform X2, with translation MFSFNMFPDIPRPFNTQYKCFSVSMLPGNDRQDVERGGKIIMPPSALEQLTRLNIVYPMLFKLTNKKTNRITHCGVLEFVADEGKVYLPYWMMHNLLLGEGEILNIESVSLPVATFSRFQPQSEDFLDITNPKAVLENGLRSFACLTTGDIIAIRYNQRIYEMCVLETRPGPAVSIIECDMNVEFDAPVGYKEPERETKRDENTIDPVDMMPDPTGFVAFKGQGNRLDGKKRKDSAQSENQIAKPVYVRGIPDYDYKIGTLRFLRNVKPVNNKEVKDVDEFKAFTGEGFSLRKSRK, from the exons ATG TTCTCATTTAATATGTTCCCGGATATACCAAGGCCCTTTAATACACAGTACAAATGTTTTTCCGTGTCTATGTTACCCGGAAATGATAGACAAGATGTTGAaagaggtggaaaaa TTATTATGCCTCCTTCCGCTTTGGAACAACTGACGAGACTGAACATCGTTTATCCTATGCTATTTAAGCTCaccaacaaaaaaaccaatCGCATAACTCATTGCGGTGTTTTAGAGTTTGTTGCAGATGAAGGGAAAGTCTACCTTCCATATTGG ATGATGCACAATCTCCTATTGGGCGAGGGTGAAATTCTAAACATTGAAAGCGTATCACTGCCGGTTGCGACATTTTCCCGCTTCCAACCCCAGTCTGAGGATTTTTTGGATATAACGAATCCAAAAGCGGTGCTGGAGAATGGTTTAAGAAGTTTCGCGTGTTTGACAACTGGAGATATTATTGCCATTAGATATAATCAACGAATATACGAAATGTGTGTTCTCGAAACACGGCCAGGACCAGCAGTTAGTATTATCGAATGCGATATGAATGTCGAATTTGATGCGCCGGTCGGTTACAAGGAGCCCGAGAGAGAAACAAAGAGAGATGAAAATACGATAGATCCGGTCGATATGATGCCCGACCCAACAGGTTTCGTCGCTTTCAAAGGACAAGGCAATCGTTTGGACGGCAAGAAACGAAAAGATTCGGCTCAATCGGAAAATCAAATTGCAAAACCAGTTTACGTCCGAGGAATTCCTGATTACGATTACAAAATCGGAACTCTTAGATTTTTAAGAAATGTCAAACCCGTTAACAACAAAGAG GTGAAAGACGTCGATGAATTCAAGGCGTTCACAGGCGAAGGTTTCTCCCTACGAAAATCTCGAAAATAA
- the EndoG gene encoding endonuclease G, mitochondrial, with product MKHAVGLAMKITAFTSVGLGGWYAGKKYERSQHSKIGESIEECLAPNLSFPRLPALPIFGTVSAASPIVPADNPVDMGSKLSTTTSRVSEIMRFGFPGFDNIKSFDDYVLSYDRRNRVAHWVFEHLTKERLQYQENVDRSNCEFKPDESIHPFFRSDNSDYKGSGYDRGHLAAAGNHKLSQKHIEQTFFLSNMAPQVGVGFNRHSWNRLENYVRKLTKVYRNVYVCTGPLYLPKKESNGKKYVTYEVIGANHVAVPTHFYKVVVGETEDSKLEMEAFVMPNKKIDDDTPLTSFQVPPESIERAAGLLFFDKISREKLSKINGKKLGW from the exons ATGAAGCATGCGGTAGGATTAGCAATGAAAATAACGGCATTCACAAGTGTTGGCCTCGGTGGGTGGTATGCTGGTAAAAAGTATGAACGTTCCCAACATTCGAAGATCGGAGAAAGCATAGAGGAGTGTTTAGCACCTAACCTAAGTTTTCCGAGATTGCCTGCTCTGCCAATATTTGGCACAGTTTCGGCTGCTTCACCAATAGTCCCTGCTGATAACCCGGTGGACATGGGCTCCAAATTGTCGACAACAACGTCTCGAGTGTCGGAG ATCATGCGATTTGGATTTCCTGGTTTCGATAATATAAAATCATTCGACGACTATGTTCTGTCTTACGACAGACGGAACAGAGTGGCACATTGGGTTTTCGAACATCTTACTAAAGAAAGACTACAGTATCAAGAAAACGTCGATAGATCAAACTGTGAATTCAAACCTGATGAAAGTATACATCCCTTCTTTCG ATCTGATAATTCTGACTACAAAGGGAGTGGATACGATCGTGGTCATCTGGCTGCTGCAGGCAATCACAAGTTGTCCCAGAAGCATATTgaacaaacttttttcctGTCCAATATGGCACCTCAGGTCGGAGTCGGTTTCAACCGTCATTCATGGAACAGATTGGAAAACTATGTCAGAAAATTGACAAAGGTTTATAGGAACGTCTATGTTTGCACAGGCCCGCTTTATTTACCaaa GAAAGAATCCAATGGTAAAAAATATGTGACCTATGAAGTTATTGGAGCAAATCACGTGGCTGTACCCACTCACTTCTACAAAGTGGTGGTTGGTGAGACTGAGGACTCAAAATTAGAAATGGAGGCCTTTGTTATGCcaaataagaaaatcgatgacGATACCCCACTCACCAGTTTTCAG GTACCACCAGAAAGTATTGAGCGTGCTGCAGGACTGTTgttttttgacaaaatatcTCGTGAAAAACTGTCGAAAATAAACGGCAAAAAACTCGGATGGTAA
- the Ufd1-like gene encoding ubiquitin fusion degradation protein 1 homolog isoform X1, translated as MTFQFQFSFNMFPDIPRPFNTQYKCFSVSMLPGNDRQDVERGGKIIMPPSALEQLTRLNIVYPMLFKLTNKKTNRITHCGVLEFVADEGKVYLPYWMMHNLLLGEGEILNIESVSLPVATFSRFQPQSEDFLDITNPKAVLENGLRSFACLTTGDIIAIRYNQRIYEMCVLETRPGPAVSIIECDMNVEFDAPVGYKEPERETKRDENTIDPVDMMPDPTGFVAFKGQGNRLDGKKRKDSAQSENQIAKPVYVRGIPDYDYKIGTLRFLRNVKPVNNKEVKDVDEFKAFTGEGFSLRKSRK; from the exons ATGACATTTCAATTTCAGTTCTCATTTAATATGTTCCCGGATATACCAAGGCCCTTTAATACACAGTACAAATGTTTTTCCGTGTCTATGTTACCCGGAAATGATAGACAAGATGTTGAaagaggtggaaaaa TTATTATGCCTCCTTCCGCTTTGGAACAACTGACGAGACTGAACATCGTTTATCCTATGCTATTTAAGCTCaccaacaaaaaaaccaatCGCATAACTCATTGCGGTGTTTTAGAGTTTGTTGCAGATGAAGGGAAAGTCTACCTTCCATATTGG ATGATGCACAATCTCCTATTGGGCGAGGGTGAAATTCTAAACATTGAAAGCGTATCACTGCCGGTTGCGACATTTTCCCGCTTCCAACCCCAGTCTGAGGATTTTTTGGATATAACGAATCCAAAAGCGGTGCTGGAGAATGGTTTAAGAAGTTTCGCGTGTTTGACAACTGGAGATATTATTGCCATTAGATATAATCAACGAATATACGAAATGTGTGTTCTCGAAACACGGCCAGGACCAGCAGTTAGTATTATCGAATGCGATATGAATGTCGAATTTGATGCGCCGGTCGGTTACAAGGAGCCCGAGAGAGAAACAAAGAGAGATGAAAATACGATAGATCCGGTCGATATGATGCCCGACCCAACAGGTTTCGTCGCTTTCAAAGGACAAGGCAATCGTTTGGACGGCAAGAAACGAAAAGATTCGGCTCAATCGGAAAATCAAATTGCAAAACCAGTTTACGTCCGAGGAATTCCTGATTACGATTACAAAATCGGAACTCTTAGATTTTTAAGAAATGTCAAACCCGTTAACAACAAAGAG GTGAAAGACGTCGATGAATTCAAGGCGTTCACAGGCGAAGGTTTCTCCCTACGAAAATCTCGAAAATAA